The Actinosynnema mirum DSM 43827 genomic interval CCACCAGCACCGACCGCACCTCGCCGCACAACCCGCCGCCCGCGCCGCCCGGCACCTCGGCCCCGACCCGCGCGGCCATCTGGTGCAACTTCGGCCCGGCCTCCGGACCCAGCTCCGGCGGGTTCAGCCACCCGCCGACCGCCGCGACCGTCGCCATCTGCGCGCTCCCGGTCACGGCGGGCTCCAACCCGAACAGCCGCCACCCGTCGGCCCCCAGCAGCGACTGCCAGGACACCTGCCGCGCGTCCTCGCGCACGGCCAGCTCCGGCACCCACCGCCGCGGCACCCCCAGCGCCACCACCGACCGCGCCACCACGGACGGGACGCCGCCCACGTCGGCGCGCAGGCTCAGGCCCTTCTGCGACCCGTCCTCGGCCAGCAGCGCCCGCGCCTGCTCCAGCTCCAGCCCGCTCGCGGGGATCCACACGTGCGGCTCGGGCACGCTGGTGCCGATGCCCCCGCCGACCGGCAGCCCGTCGCCCAGCGCGCGCACCACGTCGGCCGACTCCGGCCCCTCCGCCACGTGCACCCTGACCCCGGCGCAGCGCAGCTCGCCCGGCGCCCGCTCGCCGTCCTCGAACTTCACCACCAGGTCCCGCAGCTCGTCCACGACCTCCCGCGAGGCCAGCACGTTCAGCTGCACCGGCAGCGCGCACCCGGCCACCTCCGGCGGCCCCTGGCACGCCGTCGGGACCAGCAGCAGCACCACCGCGACCACCAGCACCCCGGCGTCCCGGCGGGTCAGCCGCGCCCCCAGCGCCCGCCGTCCCCAGCCCGCCACCCGGTTCGGCGCGCGCCGCCAGCTCCGGCGCCGACCCGCCCGCCCGCCCGGCCCCGACGGGCCGCGCACGGCGGGCTGCCCGAGCCTGCGGTGGCGGTGCCTGGGCGGCGCGGGGCCGGTGTCCGGCAGCGCGACCCACGCGGTCTCCCGGAACTCCTTGTTGCGCACGTCCACCGGCCGGAACGCGATCGCGTCGCACGCCGGGTCGCCGCGCACCACGGTCTGGTGGAAGCCGCCCGACACCACCAGCACCAGCGCGCCCGGCGAGCGGGCCAGCGCCTGCTTCACCGGCGGGGCGTCCAGCAGCCGGAACGCGCCCACCAGCGCCTCGCCCTGCGCGCCGACCCCGTCGTGCGAGACCTCGCCCGCCGCCAGCGCGACCCGCAGCCGCAGCCGAGCCCCGTCCGCCAGCAGGTGGTTGTACCGGCGCAGCTCGCCCGCCAGCGCGGGCACCAGCACCCGCACGGCCCGGCTCTTCACCATCGTGCAGGGCAGCAGCGCCATGACCCCGTCGCCGCGGTCCTCGTGGTACGTGCCGTCCCAGTCGGGCTCGTCCGACCACACCACCCCGGCCACGTGGAAAGCGGCCCGCAGCGCGGCGTACAGCGCCCGGTGCGCCTCCCGCTGCTCCGGCTCGTCCCGGCTCCCGAAGGCCGCGACGTCGACGAGCAGGATGGTGCGGTGCAGCGCCTCCTGAGGCGTCCCCATCGATCCCCCGGTCCACTGCGAGCCGCCGAAGCAGGTCGAGCGGAGTCTATGACCTGGAGCACACCGCGCGGGGCGGAAACGGCAAGAGGCGCCCTCCCCCGATCGGGGGGAGAACGCCTCTCGTCCGCTCGTTCCAGCCGACCGCCACCCGGTGCGGGGCGGGTCGGGCGCGGCGGTCCGGGAACCCGGACCGCCGCGGTCGATCAGGCCAGGCCCGCGTCCGAGGTGGACGGACCGGCCGCCGACACGTCGTCGATGCGGTACTTGCGCGCCGCGTCCACGACGGACTGCTGCGGCACCTCGCCGCGCTTGGCCAGCGCGGCCAGGGTGGCCACCACGACCGACTCGGCGTCGATCAGGAAGTGCCTGCGCGCGGCCGGGCGGGTGTCGGAGAAGCCGAAGCCGTCCGCGCCCAGCGTGGTCATGTCGGTCGGCACGTACGGGCGGATCAGGTCCGGCACCGCCGTCATCCAGTCCGACACCGCCACGACCGGGCCCTGCGCGTCCTTGAGCACCTGCGTCACGTACGGGACGCGCGGCTCCTTGTCCGGGTTCAGCAGGTTGTGCCGGTCGACCTCGACGGCCTCGCGGCGCAGCTCCGAGTACGACGTCGCCGACCACACGTCGGCGTGCACGCCCCAGTCGTCGGCCAGCAGCCGGGCGGCCTTGAGCGCCCACGGGACGCCGACGCCGGACGCGAGCAGCTGCGCCTTCGGGCCGCCCTCGCCCTCGGACCTCTGGTAGCGGTACAGGCCCTTGAGCAGGCCCTCCACGTCCAGGTCCTCGGGCTCGGCGGGCTGCCGGTACGGCTCGTTGTAGATCGTCAGGTAGTAGAAGACGTTCTCGGCGTCCTCGCCGTACATCCGCCGCAGGCCGTCCTTGACGATGTGCGCCACCTCGAACGACCAGGCCGGGTCGTAGGCGACCGCCGCCGGGTTGGTGTGCGCGAGCAGCAGCGAGTGCCCGTCGGCGTGCTGCAGGCCCTCGCCGGTCAGCGTGGTGCGACCCGCCGTGGCGCCCAGCACGAAGCCGCGCGCCATCTGGTCGCCCGCCGCCCACAGGCCGTCGCCGGTCCGCTGGAACCCGAACATCGAGTAGAAGATGTAGATCGGGATCATCGGCTCGCCGTGCGTGGCGTACGAGGTGCCGACCGCCGTGAACGACGCCGTCGAGCCGGCCTCGTTGATGCCCTCGTGCAGGATCTGGCCCTGCTCGGACTCCTTGTACGCCAGCATCAGCTCGGCGTCCACGGAGGTGTAGAGCTGCCCGTTCGGGTTGTAGATCTTCTGCGACGGGAACATCGAGTCCATGCCGAACGTGCGCGCCTCGTCCGGGATGATCGGCACGATCCGCTTGCCGATCTCCGGGTCCTTGATGAGGTCGCGGACCAGCCGGACGAACGCCATCGTCGTGGCGACCTCCTGCTTGCCCGAGCCGCGCTTGACCACGTCGTAGACCTTGTCGCCGGGCAGCACCAGCGGCTTGGCGGTGTTGCGGCGCTCGGGCACGAACCCGCCGAGCTGCTTGCGGCGCTCCAGCAGGTACTGGATCTCCGGGGCGTCCTTGCCGGGGTGGTAGTACGGCGGCAGGTACGGGTCGAGGTCCTTGTCCGCGATCGGGATGCGCAGGCTGTCCCGGAACGACTTCAGGTCGTCGTGGGACATCTTCTTCATCTGGTGCGTGGCGTTGCGCGCCGCGAACCGCTCGCCGAGGCCGTAGCCCTTGATCGTCTTGGCGAGGATCACGGTCGGCTGGCCGTTGTGCGAGACCGCCGCCTGGTAGGCCGCGAACACCTTGCGGTAGTCGTGGCCGCCGCGCTTGAGGTTCCACACGTCGTCGTCCGACATGGCCGTGACCAGCTCCTTCGTCCGCGGGTCGCGGCCGAAGAAGTGCTCCTTGACGTACGCGCCGTCGTTGGCCTTGTACGTCTGGAAGTCGCCGTCGGGGGTCTGGTTCATCAGGTTGACCAGCGCGCCGTCGCGGTCCGCGTGCAGCAGCGAGTCCCACTCGCGGCCCCAGATGACCTTGATGACGTTCCAGCCGGCGCCCCGGAAGAAGGACTCCAGCTCCTGGATGATCTTGCCGTTGCCGCGCACCGGGCCGTCGAGGCGCTGCAGGTTGCAGTTGACCACGAAGGTGAGGTTGTCCAGCTGCTCGTTCGCCGCGAGCTGGAGCAGGCCGCGCGACTCGGGCTCGTCCATCTCGCCGTCGCCGAGGAACGCCCAGACGTGCTGCTGCGAGGTGTCCTTGATGCCGCGCGACTGGAGGTACCGGTTGAACCGGGCCTGGTAGATCGCGTTCATCGGGCCGAGGCCCATGGAGACGGTCGGGAACTCCCAGAACTCCGGCATCAACCGCGGGTGCGGGTACGACGGCAGGCCCTTGCCGAGGCCGCCGTGCGAGTACTCCTGGCGGAAGCCGTCCAGCTGGTCGGTGGTCAACCGGCCTTCCAGGAAGGCGCGCGCGTAGACGCCGGGGGAGGCGTGGCCCTGCACGAAGACCTGGTCGCCGCCGCCGGGGTGGTCCTTGCCCCGGAAGAAGTGGTTGAAGCCCACCTCGTACAGGCTGGCCGACGAAGCATACGTCGAGATGTGGCCGCCGACGCCCACACCCGGTCGCTGCGCGCGGTGCACCGTGATCGCCGCGTTCCAGCGCACCCAGGCGCGGTAGCGGCGCTCCACCTCCTCGTCACCGGGGAACCAGGGCTCCCGCTCGGTGGGGATGGTGTTCACGTAGTCGGTGCTGGTCAGCGCGGGCACCCCGACGTGGGACTCCCTCGCGCGCTCGAGCAGCCGCAGCATCAGATAGCGGGCTCGCTGCTGGCCGCCGCCCTTGAGCGCGGCGTCGAACGACTCCAGCCACTCCGAGGTCTCCTCCGGGTCGATGTCCGGGAGGTGGGAGGCCAAACCGTCCCTGATGACGCGCACCCGCTCGGGAGTGGTGCCGTGGTTCTGCGGGGCCAAGGGATCTCCTCGTTCCGTGGTCTCTGTCTCCATCGTTGCCCTGTGGACACTGTCCCGTCACCGCTACCGGTGAGTATTTCCGGATTGTGTCCCACGCGCGCGCGCGGATAGGAGGTATGTAGAGCATGCCTCATGGCTTCCGGGTACCGCATCCGGGGGTACCGCTGCGGCGTGTCCCGGCTCTTACGGTTGCGCGTGGCACGGGTGACAGTGTTCGCTAGCCGCGACCGGTAGTTGACCCTGGAGGTCGACGCCGAACTGCGGTCGGAGCCCCGACCGTCGCTGTCGCGCACTTGGAGGAGTGGAAACCGTGGTCGCCGCGGAAGACGCAGGCAAGATCGGCGTCGCCGACAAGCTCGGGATCGAACCGGGCGCCGTTGTCCAGGAGATCGGCTGGGACGAGGACGTCGACGACGACCTGCGAGCGGCGGTCGAAGAGCGGGTCGGCGGCGATCTGCTCGACGAGGACGCCGACGACGTCGTGGACGTGGTCCTGCTGTGGTGGCGGGAGGAGGACGGCGACCTGGTCGACGCGCTGGTCGACGTCACCTCGCCGCTGGCCGACGAGGGCGTGATCTGGGTGCTGACCCCGAAGACGGGGCGCTCCGGGCACGTGGAGCCCAGCGACATCGCCGAGGCCACCTCGACGGCGGGCCTCGCGCAGACGTCGAACGTCAACGTCAGCGAGGACTGGACCGCGGTGCGGCTGGTCTCGCCGAAGAACGCCAAGGTCAACAAGCGCTGACCGGCGCCGACCCCGGCCCTCCCGCTCGCGGGGGAGCCGGGGTTCGCGCTGTCCCCGGCCGGGTCGCCCCGGCCGGGGGCTTCGTCCCGTCCGCCGCGTACCCGGGGTTTTTGCATGATCGAGATCGGTGCCGAGGCGCCCGACTTCACGCTCGCCGACAGCAACAAGCAGAAGGTGGCGCTGTCGTCCTTCCGCGGGTCGAAGAGCGTGCTGCTGGTGTTCTACCCGTTCGCCTTCAGCGGAACCTGCACCGGCGAGCTGTGCCGGGTGCGCGACGAGCTGGCCGACTACGAGGCCGCGGGCGTGCAGGTGATCGGCGTGTCCGTGGACACCCCGTTCAGCCTGAAGGCCTGGGCCAAGCAGGAGGGCTACCGGTTCCCGCTGCTCTCGGACTTCTGGCCGCACGGCGAGGTCGCGAGGGCTTATGGTGTGTTCTCCGAGGGGGCCGGGTTCGCGCTGCGCGGCACCTTCCTGATCGACACCGCCGGGGTCGTCCGGTTCGCCCAGGTCAACGAGCCGGGCGAGGCCAGGGACCAGGAGTCGTGGAAGAGGGCCGTCGCCGCGCTGGCGTGACGGCCTTCCGGGGCGTGTAGCTCAGCGGAAGAGCACTCGGCTTACACCCGAGCGGTCGCAGGTTCGAACCCTGTCGCGCCCACCAAACCCCGTCCCGCGCGGCTCCCGCGTGCTCGCTCCCGCCGGCTGCGGGTTCACCCGCTCGTGAAGCGGCGGGCTCAGCGGCCCCAGGAGTGCGGTGTCCCCCTCGGGGGTGTGCCGACCTGTTCCGGCGGGTCTTCGGGGCGTGGCGGGGCGTTCAGGGGCTCGTGCGGCTATCACCCGATGGTGTGGCACCGCAGATGCGGGCTGGTCACGCCAGCGCGGCGACCAGAAGGGTGGCCAGCGCCCACAGGGCCAGCAGCACGGCGGGGGACAGCGCGTCGCGCAGCCACGGGCCCGTTGGTTCCGGCAGCCGCTCGTCGTCACCCTCCGCGATCGCGGGCGGTGCGGCCGAAGCGGGGTCCGAAGGCAGTTGGCGCCTCGGGGGCGCGGGCGCCAGGCGGTGCACTTCCAGGGTCCGCCGCGCGCCACCCGCTCGTGTCGCGTCGAGCACTGGCCCCTCGCCGGGGCGCGGTCCTAGACTCAACTCCGGTCCTCCTGTCGTCCTCGCTCGTCAGGCCTGGCTCGCGGTCGGACCCACGCGGTCTCCTGTTCGAGCAGGGGGCCGCGTTCCATTCGGGCGCTGATTCCGCGCTGGAGAGCATCGCGCACCGACCGCCGTCGATCTTGGGGTGGACGGGGTCGATTCGTTGAGCGGTGC includes:
- a CDS encoding substrate-binding domain-containing protein; its protein translation is MGTPQEALHRTILLVDVAAFGSRDEPEQREAHRALYAALRAAFHVAGVVWSDEPDWDGTYHEDRGDGVMALLPCTMVKSRAVRVLVPALAGELRRYNHLLADGARLRLRVALAAGEVSHDGVGAQGEALVGAFRLLDAPPVKQALARSPGALVLVVSGGFHQTVVRGDPACDAIAFRPVDVRNKEFRETAWVALPDTGPAPPRHRHRRLGQPAVRGPSGPGGRAGRRRSWRRAPNRVAGWGRRALGARLTRRDAGVLVVAVVLLLVPTACQGPPEVAGCALPVQLNVLASREVVDELRDLVVKFEDGERAPGELRCAGVRVHVAEGPESADVVRALGDGLPVGGGIGTSVPEPHVWIPASGLELEQARALLAEDGSQKGLSLRADVGGVPSVVARSVVALGVPRRWVPELAVREDARQVSWQSLLGADGWRLFGLEPAVTGSAQMATVAAVGGWLNPPELGPEAGPKLHQMAARVGAEVPGGAGGGLCGEVRSVLVAAESELADRADECGGLEVFYPEGGSLWLDHLFVEVVRAPASGAGPSVEEHRATPVGEAAAKFRDFLIGDAGAQDRFKRSGLRGAVGGDTTTRGLRPSRPAALATPEFAARVRAVWTEVRKETRVALVVADTSELGGQVAEQITRLVESVDGARDRVEVVVDGERPLRDLVAERVALDRAALVVVVAGAGDRVGFGYGPVSERVVVGVGVGSGACEPSSELRALLDANARACLPLVDRAGVVPLVNEVAEELWDVG
- the aceE gene encoding pyruvate dehydrogenase (acetyl-transferring), homodimeric type; its protein translation is MAPQNHGTTPERVRVIRDGLASHLPDIDPEETSEWLESFDAALKGGGQQRARYLMLRLLERARESHVGVPALTSTDYVNTIPTEREPWFPGDEEVERRYRAWVRWNAAITVHRAQRPGVGVGGHISTYASSASLYEVGFNHFFRGKDHPGGGDQVFVQGHASPGVYARAFLEGRLTTDQLDGFRQEYSHGGLGKGLPSYPHPRLMPEFWEFPTVSMGLGPMNAIYQARFNRYLQSRGIKDTSQQHVWAFLGDGEMDEPESRGLLQLAANEQLDNLTFVVNCNLQRLDGPVRGNGKIIQELESFFRGAGWNVIKVIWGREWDSLLHADRDGALVNLMNQTPDGDFQTYKANDGAYVKEHFFGRDPRTKELVTAMSDDDVWNLKRGGHDYRKVFAAYQAAVSHNGQPTVILAKTIKGYGLGERFAARNATHQMKKMSHDDLKSFRDSLRIPIADKDLDPYLPPYYHPGKDAPEIQYLLERRKQLGGFVPERRNTAKPLVLPGDKVYDVVKRGSGKQEVATTMAFVRLVRDLIKDPEIGKRIVPIIPDEARTFGMDSMFPSQKIYNPNGQLYTSVDAELMLAYKESEQGQILHEGINEAGSTASFTAVGTSYATHGEPMIPIYIFYSMFGFQRTGDGLWAAGDQMARGFVLGATAGRTTLTGEGLQHADGHSLLLAHTNPAAVAYDPAWSFEVAHIVKDGLRRMYGEDAENVFYYLTIYNEPYRQPAEPEDLDVEGLLKGLYRYQRSEGEGGPKAQLLASGVGVPWALKAARLLADDWGVHADVWSATSYSELRREAVEVDRHNLLNPDKEPRVPYVTQVLKDAQGPVVAVSDWMTAVPDLIRPYVPTDMTTLGADGFGFSDTRPAARRHFLIDAESVVVATLAALAKRGEVPQQSVVDAARKYRIDDVSAAGPSTSDAGLA
- a CDS encoding DUF3052 domain-containing protein; its protein translation is MVAAEDAGKIGVADKLGIEPGAVVQEIGWDEDVDDDLRAAVEERVGGDLLDEDADDVVDVVLLWWREEDGDLVDALVDVTSPLADEGVIWVLTPKTGRSGHVEPSDIAEATSTAGLAQTSNVNVSEDWTAVRLVSPKNAKVNKR
- a CDS encoding peroxiredoxin; the encoded protein is MIEIGAEAPDFTLADSNKQKVALSSFRGSKSVLLVFYPFAFSGTCTGELCRVRDELADYEAAGVQVIGVSVDTPFSLKAWAKQEGYRFPLLSDFWPHGEVARAYGVFSEGAGFALRGTFLIDTAGVVRFAQVNEPGEARDQESWKRAVAALA